A window from Patescibacteria group bacterium encodes these proteins:
- a CDS encoding glycosyltransferase family 2 protein, giving the protein MAQEIILSVIILNYKTKGLLKQCIKGIQLLNLPVNYEIIAVDNHSNDDSVKMMRENFPNIKCIESPQNNGCAAGNNLGIKEARGQYIMILNPDIAIFEGVIEKLLKFMDNNPNVGVVAPKLINPDGTRQISCYRFPRFMTPIYRRTPLGKLPSVKKKLRDYLMLDYNFKEVNAVDWVLGACMLVRSSSIEKVGLMDERFELYFEDVDWCRQFWQAGFLVCYLNNIEIVHYHQRLSAENPGLRGIFSQATRIHIASALKYFAKYWGAKKINKEKIITRKKTNEK; this is encoded by the coding sequence ATGGCTCAAGAAATAATATTATCAGTAATAATTTTAAACTACAAAACCAAGGGTTTACTCAAACAATGTATAAAAGGTATACAACTCTTAAATTTACCCGTAAATTATGAAATTATAGCCGTTGACAATCATTCCAATGATGACAGTGTTAAAATGATGCGTGAAAATTTTCCTAATATAAAATGTATTGAAAGCCCTCAAAATAACGGTTGTGCTGCTGGTAATAATCTTGGTATTAAAGAAGCTAGGGGTCAATATATTATGATCTTAAACCCTGATATTGCTATTTTTGAAGGAGTGATTGAAAAATTATTAAAATTTATGGACAATAACCCTAATGTTGGGGTAGTGGCCCCCAAATTAATTAATCCGGACGGTACCAGACAGATTTCCTGCTATCGCTTTCCACGATTTATGACCCCCATCTACCGCCGTACGCCACTAGGCAAACTTCCGTCAGTTAAAAAGAAGCTTCGAGATTATCTTATGCTTGACTATAATTTTAAAGAAGTTAATGCTGTTGATTGGGTTTTAGGCGCTTGTATGCTCGTTCGAAGCTCTTCTATTGAAAAAGTGGGTTTAATGGACGAAAGATTTGAACTTTATTTTGAAGATGTTGATTGGTGTCGCCAATTTTGGCAAGCTGGTTTTCTTGTTTGTTATTTAAATAATATAGAAATAGTTCACTATCATCAGAGGTTAAGTGCTGAAAATCCCGGACTAAGGGGAATTTTTAGTCAAGCTACTCGTATTCATATTGCTAGTGCTTTAAAATATTTTGCTAAATACTGGGGAGCCAAGAAAATTAATAAAGAAAAAATAATTACCCGAAAAAAAACAAATGAAAAATAA
- a CDS encoding DUF4012 domain-containing protein yields MNLIQSFGLKKKNKSKKRSIKWALVVLVTIFLLFVILTIFYYPKGKKVYQQSLKAKENLFKAQELIALQDYSQAEELIYQSNRNFNNARVELEKMPLLKFMPIISQQYQAIDKILKVGVDISHSTGNLVSLAVDIISPLKENHDISFADITVQEKRVILAKLNDSEDTFTQANEIIKKSNNSIKNISQTGLIGPVNETVVLLKDYLPKAEQAISQLSVLAKIIPDLAGFPNSKKFLFLLQNNTELRPTGGFIGTYGTLVLKDADILEFKTNNVYNLDEKAENLNIDPPEPLTKYNKTSQWFLRDSNWSPDFPTSAEKALWFYEQEGGSEKNFDGVIAITPDLIESLIELTGSITVHGVKFTRENFTDTLQYQVEKGFLQKDIDESQRKEIIGDLSKVLIENLYSLPQAKWDDLFQIIDKELQEKHFLLYFKNEQAENLLKQNNWGGQVIQNPGDYIMFIDTNLASLKTDPYVTRNFEYNLTDKGDYYAANLKVNYKNEADFTWKTTRYRTYFRLYVPQGSQLIDIIGTNEEKNVVNDLGKTYFGSFISIEPGEEKTITFKYKLPKKIRNMINDGNYQLVIQKQPGAANYKTDLNLEFHKNIKAFSRIDNLEKESNNKITFSNPLNKDYIINISLK; encoded by the coding sequence ATGAATTTAATTCAATCTTTTGGTTTAAAGAAAAAAAATAAATCTAAGAAAAGAAGTATAAAATGGGCTTTAGTTGTTTTAGTTACAATATTTTTACTCTTTGTAATTTTAACTATTTTTTATTATCCGAAAGGGAAAAAAGTTTACCAGCAATCTTTAAAAGCCAAAGAGAATTTATTTAAAGCCCAAGAATTAATTGCCCTCCAGGATTATAGCCAAGCCGAAGAATTAATTTATCAAAGTAACAGAAATTTTAATAACGCTAGAGTTGAACTAGAAAAGATGCCTTTACTCAAATTTATGCCCATAATCAGTCAGCAATATCAGGCCATTGATAAAATTTTAAAAGTTGGTGTAGATATTTCCCATTCCACCGGTAACCTTGTTAGTTTAGCCGTAGATATAATATCTCCTTTAAAAGAAAACCATGATATTAGTTTTGCTGACATAACGGTTCAGGAAAAAAGAGTAATATTAGCCAAGTTAAATGATTCTGAGGATACTTTCACCCAGGCTAATGAGATCATAAAAAAATCCAATAATAGTATTAAAAACATCTCCCAAACCGGTCTTATTGGACCAGTAAATGAAACAGTTGTTTTACTTAAAGATTATTTACCCAAAGCTGAGCAAGCCATAAGTCAGCTTTCAGTCTTAGCTAAAATAATTCCGGATTTAGCCGGTTTTCCCAACAGTAAAAAATTTCTTTTTCTTCTCCAAAATAATACTGAATTAAGGCCGACCGGTGGTTTTATTGGTACTTATGGGACTTTAGTACTCAAAGACGCTGATATATTAGAATTTAAAACTAATAATGTTTATAATCTCGATGAGAAAGCGGAGAATTTAAATATTGATCCGCCTGAGCCTCTGACTAAATATAATAAAACTTCACAGTGGTTTTTACGTGATTCAAATTGGTCTCCAGATTTTCCTACCTCGGCTGAAAAAGCTCTTTGGTTTTATGAACAAGAAGGAGGGAGTGAAAAAAACTTTGATGGGGTTATAGCTATCACTCCTGACTTAATTGAATCTTTAATTGAATTAACCGGGTCAATTACAGTTCACGGGGTTAAATTTACCAGGGAAAACTTTACCGATACCCTGCAATACCAGGTAGAAAAAGGTTTTTTGCAAAAAGATATAGATGAAAGTCAAAGAAAAGAAATAATTGGCGATTTATCAAAAGTGCTAATAGAAAATTTATACAGTCTGCCGCAGGCAAAATGGGACGACTTATTTCAGATTATTGATAAAGAATTGCAAGAAAAACATTTTCTTCTTTACTTTAAAAATGAGCAAGCAGAAAATTTACTCAAACAAAATAACTGGGGCGGACAGGTTATACAAAATCCAGGGGATTATATTATGTTTATAGATACAAATTTAGCCAGTTTAAAAACTGACCCTTATGTCACCCGTAACTTTGAATATAATCTAACTGATAAAGGCGATTATTATGCGGCTAATTTAAAAGTAAATTATAAAAATGAAGCTGATTTTACTTGGAAGACTACCCGCTATCGCACATATTTTCGGCTTTATGTTCCTCAAGGCAGTCAGTTAATTGATATTATCGGTACTAATGAAGAAAAAAATGTTGTTAATGATTTGGGAAAAACCTATTTTGGATCCTTTATTTCTATTGAACCAGGAGAAGAAAAAACAATTACTTTTAAATATAAACTGCCAAAAAAAATTCGCAATATGATTAATGATGGTAATTATCAGCTTGTTATACAGAAACAACCGGGGGCTGCTAACTATAAAACTGACCTAAATTTAGAATTTCATAAAAATATAAAAGCCTTTTCCAGGATTGACAATTTGGAAAAAGAGAGTAATAATAAGATAACTTTTTCAAACCCACTTAACAAAGACTATATAATTAATATTAGTTTAAAATAA
- a CDS encoding glycosyltransferase family 2 protein — protein sequence MQTKKVNINIVTWNSLIYIENCLASIFKQTFRDFSVLVIDNGSKDGTLEFIEKNYPEVKILKNKKNLGYAKAHNQGLKITGGEWLLIMNPDIILKEDYLEKMINFVQKKPEYQAITGKIKKFHFKGNDLNEIIFTDIIDNTGLAVKRNRNFYNRHENKKDHDVFNKPGPVFGVCGGLLFINRSTLNKIKIGQEYFDEDFFVYKEDIDLAWRMNIKNKKSYYLPTALAYHHRQAKAPKDQSFKAVRKSRQAKSKVINYYSTRNHLLMYLKNEYVSNFFKDFYYIVPRELKRFFYILFFEIKNIKAYFQFFKYFNKMLKKREQVLKPKNIKSIREWLKK from the coding sequence ATGCAGACAAAAAAGGTAAATATTAATATAGTTACTTGGAACTCTCTAATATATATTGAAAATTGTCTAGCTTCAATTTTTAAACAAACCTTCAGAGATTTTTCGGTTTTAGTGATTGATAATGGCTCTAAAGACGGTACTCTAGAATTTATTGAAAAAAATTACCCAGAAGTAAAAATTTTAAAAAACAAAAAAAATTTAGGCTATGCCAAAGCCCATAATCAGGGCCTTAAGATAACTGGGGGAGAGTGGCTTTTAATAATGAACCCGGATATTATTTTAAAAGAAGATTATTTAGAAAAAATGATCAATTTTGTACAAAAGAAACCAGAATATCAAGCCATTACGGGAAAAATAAAAAAATTTCATTTTAAGGGCAATGATTTGAACGAAATAATTTTTACTGATATTATTGATAATACAGGTCTAGCTGTTAAACGTAATCGTAACTTTTATAACCGTCACGAAAATAAAAAAGATCATGATGTTTTCAATAAGCCTGGACCTGTCTTTGGTGTTTGTGGAGGTTTGTTATTTATCAATCGATCTACTTTGAACAAAATAAAAATTGGACAAGAATATTTTGATGAAGATTTCTTTGTTTATAAAGAAGATATTGATTTAGCTTGGCGTATGAATATTAAGAATAAAAAGTCTTACTATTTACCGACCGCTCTGGCTTACCATCATCGTCAAGCCAAAGCTCCTAAAGATCAAAGCTTTAAAGCAGTTAGAAAATCCAGGCAGGCTAAATCAAAAGTAATAAATTATTATTCCACTCGCAACCACCTTTTAATGTACTTAAAAAACGAATATGTTTCTAATTTTTTTAAAGATTTTTACTACATAGTACCTCGCGAACTAAAAAGATTTTTCTATATACTATTTTTTGAAATAAAAAATATAAAAGCTTATTTCCAATTCTTTAAATATTTTAACAAAATGCTAAAAAAAAGAGAACAAGTTTTAAAACCTAAAAATATAAAATCAATAAGAGAATGGCTCAAGAAATAA